The genomic region aaaagagaccgatagaataagtactaggcttacaaagaataagtcctggggtcgatttgctcgactaaaaggtggtgctccagcatggccacagtcaaatgactgaaacaagtaaaagagtatatatatatatatatatatatatatgtatataagttcattaacatttagattcagatgaatatggtacttaaagttgaaggcaccagaatttagtatgatattcatcatcatcatcgtttaacgtccactttccatgctagcatgggttggacgattcaactggggtctgggaagcccgaaggctgcaccaggccagtcagatctggcagtgtttctacagctggatgcccttcctaatgccaaccactctgtgagtgtagtgggtgctttttacatgccaccgacacaggtgccagacgaggctggcgaatggccatgctcggatggtgctttttatgtgccaccggcatggaagccaggcgaggctggcatggccacgattggatggtgttttttatgtgccaccgacacaggtgccagacgaggctggcaaacggccatgctcggatggtgtttgttacgtgccaccagcacggaggccaggccacgatcggatggtgtttgttacgtgccaccagcacggaggccagtcgatgcggtgctggctatggccacgttcggatggttctcttatgtaccaccggcactggtaccacaaactacaaattccattgatgttgatcgatttcgattttgatttgattttttgattctttgattctttatattatccatataattttaaataagatGATTAtaatcaaggcagtgctccagcatggccacagtcaaatgactgaaacaaataaaaaaaactttaacgaaagaaaaggaaacaaacagaaaaagggATTTGCGTACAAACCTCTGGGTTTTCTTCCTGCAACCATTCGACTGCAGCCAGCGACGTGACCATCACTGCTGGTTGACAAACAACAGTTCGGTCAAGTTCTGACTGGGGTCCTTCCAGACACAGTTTAAGCAGATCATAACCAAGTATTGAGCTAGCTATTTCGTACATCTCTCGACACCGCTGATGACCATCGATGAGCTTCTTACCCATGCCTACAAACTGGCTCCCTTGACCAGGAAACAACAGAATGCTCGTGGTCTCAGGGtcgacagacggacggacagcaAAGCGTTCCTGGCTCTGATACCATTTCATGTATTCTTCCTTATCGGATGGAAATTCAGGTTGTTCAGCCACATTTGGCTCACTACCAGGCCTGCGTGAGATCGCTTTAGGGTCAGTTTTCAGGAATTCTTTCAAGGCGCTATCCATATTACTCGAACCTTCAAATGACGGACTATGGCCCTGTTGCCgtgtcttctctttctttcttcttgtcttcttgtCTTTGACAAAGTCATGGAAATATTCCTCACTCTGCAGCTTTGGTTTCTTCTTGGATTTTTCTAGAATCTTCTCTTGACGCTTCAGTTTCCTGCTAGAGACATActctgatggtgatggtgttggcggctttgccaatgatgatgatggtgatgcagaATCTTCAGCTTTACTCTCCACATTTTTATCCTCGGCACTCTTGTCGCCATGGTAACCATCTCGTCTCCCGTCTTCCGTGTAAAACCGGTTAGAACCGGTTGTTTTCTTGAGAACATGGAGCCAATTTCGATCCCGTGGTGACACCAGACGTGAAAATATACCACGGACAGCCATTGAGGATCTACAGAAGAGTTAAaaagtagttttagtagtagtagcagatgtAATATAACAGTGGTgaatgcagtagtagtagtgaaattAGTTgtagcaataatagtagtagtggtggtagcagcagtaatTTTTTAAGAATTCTACTGAAAGCCATATTTTACATAGAAGTGATAAACACGAAGGGACAAAATCATACACCAAAAcatctgatattttatttatattactactactactattattatcattattattattattattgggtgagagagcagtgcatgccatcaaagtgacactggggtaaaatatacgaagcccagtatacccatcatgaccacccgtctgataagggtacaccaggcacatgcatcacaaccatatgtgcacgacatggtgatctcatatcaatataaacagcgcatgaccttgcaggtagggcccagtttgaattttcttctggtcgagtagcccatcctgctcaaaaggtccctgaataagggttgctttaggatgatgaacgaaacacccatgtttccagaggtgaattattcaaaccccaaagaatccctctcaacacatggctatgatgctcccccactacttctgcttgtgatcagagatgcacatatcgtcagccactaagggacatgctcaagtggttaaggtcaaacaactgacaagcaaatctgtggtattgagcagaatatttgctgtagcccatcttttataccaacacaaaacaatgtacatgataacacttccaatcagttaagatcagaagccatgagagccactgcctggtactgcatcagggcatttttttttttattttttttttattattattttttttttttttttttttttttttttttttttttattattattattattattatattattattattattattattattattattattattattattattattattattattattattataataataataataataataataataataataataataaaggcagcaagctggcagaatcgttagcacgccgggcgaaatacttagcggtatttcatctgtctttacattctgagttcaaattccaccgaggtcgactttgcctttcatcctttcagggtcgataaaatacgtacaagtgaaaaaacactggggttgatataatcgacttgtccactcccccaaaatttctagccttgtacctatagtagaaaggattattattattattattaaaaggagaaaggggctctcttcCCCACTTTTGACCAGACTCCCGTGgcttttttccaccaggaacctttcgaagcgtctccccctattgggagtttttcattgttaaatattttcgttattatactgttttttacacggattttcaaatcgaccccagtgcgtaactggtacttaatttatcgacccccgaaaagatgaaagacaaagtcgacctcggcggaatttaaactcagaacgtaaaggcgggcgaaataccacaaagtatttcgcCCCTTTGtgactttcgtcctgtgtttttgtccctttatgttacaattaatttttgtcagcacttgtggccaataaaagaattaattattattattattattagcgatctttcgtctctagtagacctttccgtcgatttccgtaaaaaaaattttttacatatgggcttgcgggaacttttgaagtaatatacatacatatacacatacaccgagtaaaaatttcagttatctctttctttcacacattactctgtctcttcacacacactaacagaagcacttcacttacacaacatactgtctgtctcccacaccccatcaaacacacacacatgtacatcaatgcttcacatgcacggtaacttcaaaagaacttccctcgtcatacaatcgctttctcttagtctctttcgctctcattacttcaaaagttcccgcaagcccatatgtaaaaaaaaaaaattttttacggaaatggacggaaaggtctactagagacgaaagattgccttattattattattattattagagtgcgAGCCAGCACGTCAAAGAAAATGCTCAACGGCATTTCTTCTCTCTGTATGTTTCGAGTTCAAACTcttccgagatcgactttgtctttcacccacctcgggccttgtgcttataatagaaacgTTTTTGTTATTAAAGATGTGAAACGGCTTTAGTAACACAATTCTTAAAGCAATGGACGAAATGCCTTGAGGTATTTAGTTATTCACCTTCATGCTATGTGTTCGAATTCCGTTGTGGTCGACGAACCAGCTGAGCaatggaatcgataaaataaaataacagttgagcactggggggtcgatgtcatcgactaaaACCTCTCTCCTAAAATTCTAAGCTTTTGCGCCTAAGTCTgatacaataattaataataacgatgacaGGAATATAGAATTAGATAACGTAGAAtggaatgaaataatataaaacttGCCGAATGTCTTCGATTTAATGCCGAAGATATATGGTTTGTTGTTGTCGTATGACCTTCAGATTCAGAGACAGCGGGTAGAAACATTCATGGTTCTTCGAGACAGAGACGGGTGTCGGATGAAGGAACACAACATCAGACAGCAGGAAGCACGTGGAAGGAGGGATTTTAGAGTTATCTctccctggatatatatatatcgtcctggcagaatcgttagcgcactgggCGAGATACTTTGAGGTGTTTCGTccgccgctgtgttctgagttcgaattccgccgaggtcgactttgcctttcatcttttcggggtcgataaattaagtaccaattacgccctgggatcgatgtaatcgacttaaccccttcgtctgtccttgtttgtcccctctatgtttagccccttgtgggcaataaagaaataagaataaaacagagtgtgtgtgtgtatcttttatcttttacttgtttcactcattaaattacgaccatgctggggcaccgccttgaacgaTTTTCAGTGGAACGGATCGACCACCCCAGGCAcggattctatcggtctcttatgccgaactgttaagttacaaggacgtaaacataccaacatcggttgttaaacgGTGGGCggggggacagacacatacacacacatataacgggCTTCCtttactttccatctaccaaatccactcacaaggtttttggtcggcacgaagctatagcagaagacacttgcccaaggtgccacgcagtgggactgaacccagaaccgtgtggttggaaagcaaactttttaccacagctatgcatgcgtgtatgtatgtatagctagctgactagatagatagatagatagatagatagatagatcaatagatatagatagatagatagatagatagatagatagatagatagatagatggatatagatagatagctagatagatagatagctagatagatagatagctagatagatatgtttctttattagccacacagggctgcacacagatagaacaaattacaaggtagagcttttcttttgaaggtattaaaaaaaaaaaaaaaaaaaaaggaagggggaggttcgatcaaaagggatcgtaaaaggagagaaagaggacaaaaataaggggggttaaaaagaaaaaaaaaaggggggggggggggagaggaaaaaaaatgatcaatagggatcgttatcacagaaatgtcaatatgaagtgtaaaggggaggacaggtgaggtttacccgtggaaagaaaagcctgcggaaaagaccacggtaacctcggtcaatgaagtcacattttatatttctttttttttttttttttttttttgcaaataagcaactctcagttttcgatttctgggttcataggactatgctcaaggtggcttcgtcattcatacgtgccattcttgctacattcacccatctttttttaaaacattcgctagacaaaacttgcctctctactctcactttccttttcaagtggtacttgaagaagttgatgagagattgaccagagaggaaagtgtttgtctccaatcctttcagacgcgtccaccagatacattctttcgccatagccacaaggatgatgaaaatagctcttcttcccgtttgaaggaaggaggcgtgacaatattgacgatagactcagctgataaaccgactcgtcccacacgtgacagcagttgttcgacataagcccacaggtcggaaattgttggacactgaacgagtgcgtgcagaacggtttcgtcgctctgaccgcatctcgggcaggtcggccccgtgtttctcgagccgtgtctgtagagcttatcccgaacgggtagcgcttctcggtagcactgccaggccagggatctctggaagttgtccatgggccctggcccgaaagtcgtcccgaacaggcgggtcaggtactcctcgtcgacgtccaggttcgccccgagctcgtcgtcgtacctcccctccactaaacccctatagaatgctttggttgtgttgaagtcacttaaggtcgacccaggacggcagagttgcttgagagcaacgcgacactcgcggtgccattcgcccttcctcggcctctttttgatccacgactgcagttcggtcatggagacgagctgcgggaaagcgtgcctcacaaacggcgaccacacctgttcaccgtcgtctacatagagccagagatgtcgcagtctcagcgcgtgtctgcgcatcatcaaccacggcatgcccagccctccttttaacgggtgttgacagcaaatggatcgcctgaccatcgggacgcatcctttccacaagaagcgaaagaggatgcgttgtagtttggtgatggtagggtcgggacaaggtacgacggtcaggcggtagtagatgacggacgcgatgtacgtgttcgccacctccgctcgaccttttagggacagtttcctctcggcccattgccgggcgagagtgaccactctactcgttagctagatagatagatagctagatagatagatagctagctagctagctagatagataaatagatagatagatagacagacagacagacagacagacagacagacagacagacagacagataaatagacagacagacagacagacagacagacagataaatagatagatagacagacagacagacagacagacagatagatagatggatagatagatagatagagagatagatagatagatggatagacagacagacagatagatggatagacagacagacagacagacagacagacggatggatagatagatagatagatagatagatagatagatagatagatagatagacagatagatagacagacagagagatagatagacagagagatagatagacagacagatagatagacagacagatagatagacagagagacagagagatagacagacagacagacagacagacagacagacagacagacagacagatagatagatagatagatagatagatagatagatagattgatagacagacagacagacagatatgtatgaatgcatgtatgggtgtgcgtgtgtatctttaatccgtcaccactgcttgacaactggggtttgtttgtgtatgtccgcgtaacttagcggttcagcaaaattgcCAACAGAATTACCaggcttcaaaagaaaaaaaataactaccGTGggtgatttgttcgaccaaaactcttcaaggcaataccccagcatggccgtagtccaattattgaaacatgcaaaagacaaaaaatacatgattccactcagaaggcattgatgGCCCAAGGCTAAACAGGAAGACACATTCTCGAGGTGCCGTGCACTGACATTTTCGGggtttcatttctttatatatatccttATCCTACGTTTTATGCGTCGTATGTAGTATCGTAACCGTACAAggtagtgatccagcatggccagagtgcAATCCccagaacaaataaaagataagaaaaacaaaagaagtaaaaaaaataatcacatggcagcggtgggattcgaacccacgcctcCGAAGAGACTGGTGCCTTAAACCAGCGCCTTAGACCGCTCGGCCACGCTACCAGATGAAATCAGCAACCACAAATAACAGTACATATTAGCAACATGTGCGGTTGATGAAAATGATACTGCGCCTGCGCACAGACGCACACGTGCGCGCTCGCGCAGATAGCAACAAACACTCACGCGCGATGGGAAGGCCTGTATGTGGTTACTcaatatgctagaaatggcagtcgaatcttttatcatttcacattcctgttgtcttgaaaaaatatatataggatcttttctttttgaaagccagattttcctagttaactaaacaatttgagacttcgtatactggtagaatgtgtcaaaagaaaacataattgtaaaccaaaatgaaaacggaattgtaatttctaagtttaacgttgtttaataattcgaattttaaccaatgatattctttctttcggcctcatattatttactgcctctcaaaatattgttactgtgacgtaaacagttATTTTGTGACGTggttaacgtaaacatgtaaatagctaaCTAAAATGTAGACATCTCCGCTTATCAtaaacttcgtggagtatatataaaatttgtgtagatcctaaatagctacacacacatgtatacaaacatatgcatatatatatatatatatatatatatacctatacacacatattctaatgcatatgcatatatgtgtatatatttataatgtgtgtgtattatagatgcatacattatatatatatatatatatatataaagatgtttacatacaatatatatatgttatatacatctacatgtatatgtatgtatgtatgaatatataagaaccacagaatttgaatcaaactgttttgatccatacatacacacacacacacacacaccaacactaccatccatgagacatcctaacataatcaatgctactactactactatcatcatcatccactgccgccaccaccaccacctctacaaaaacaccaacactataattgctgccatcatacacatccactgtcaccactaccaccactgccatgataaccacatctaccacagctGTTTGCTTACTGCTTACCCACTCACAAAATAGCTATCTACGTCACATTAACACTATGcagctaataatttcaaatgaaaacagacaatatGATTGGctaaggatagaataagtactgggcttacaaaaagaataagtcccggggtcgagttgctcgatcaaaggcgatgctccagcatggccgcggtcaagagtaacattaaaagtaaaatatgttttataggacacattagggttagggttagtgtccgaaggttgaaagtgtttagttacaaaaaatatatttctcgatctgccgttgaaagggtaaagatcccttatattatttatttaaaccctTTACAAACTAGAAGGGTTATGGGTCAAGAGGAAAATACATCAATCAAATGTTGGGAAGGCCATCGGTTGAATAAAACAACATTGTTCCTCAACAGAACAATAAGGCTCTATAGTTAGGGGGAAATTTACCCATTCAGTTTCAAAACTCAGGTGGAGCCAAAAGAggtctctacacata from Octopus sinensis linkage group LG29, ASM634580v1, whole genome shotgun sequence harbors:
- the LOC115226058 gene encoding malonyl-CoA-acyl carrier protein transacylase, mitochondrial — encoded protein: MAVRGIFSRLVSPRDRNWLHVLKKTTGSNRFYTEDGRRDGYHGDKSAEDKNVESKAEDSASPSSSLAKPPTPSPSEYVSSRKLKRQEKILEKSKKKPKLQSEEYFHDFVKDKKTRRKKEKTRQQGHSPSFEGSSNMDSALKEFLKTDPKAISRRPGSEPNVAEQPEFPSDKEEYMKWYQSQERFAVRPSVDPETTSILLFPGQGSQFVGMGKKLIDGHQRCREMYEIASSILGYDLLKLCLEGPQSELDRTVVCQPAVMVTSLAAVEWLQEENPEVIEKCISTAGFSVGELSALVFAGVIDFEDAVKLIKVRAEGMQAASEETPSGMMSVFCTHRTKLGLAMQVAKEVCKQKHDLYGPVCQIANYLYPDCKVIAGHDMALSFIENNMKDFGIRRTKRLPVSGAFHTPLMESSVPSFVEALKNLEIREPLFPVYSNVKARMYLNSPKGVKKLLKKHLTSAVKWEQILHVLYSRDKSTAKFPHTYELGPGKQLGTLLRMVNLKAHANYHSVDV